In one Plasmodium reichenowi strain SY57 chromosome 7, whole genome shotgun sequence genomic region, the following are encoded:
- a CDS encoding protein SDA1, putative, with protein sequence MNEQKLKKQKFLNNLQHNICKNYKLYHSDFYDEFDKFLFNYSVVLLNPSKKNDLLCSQLNFLCFTCHYFSDLKEIKQELEKEEEEGGKGANKNMFTSEYDFEFSDIETDDDIKSENNKSDDFNDIEKKDMLNDAKVERDTYDEYNELLNINLELKKKEICNNINNEKNIKDIEEEEEKKIQNKKDTKDPLNKYHDLNEYINFLMIKNKEKINFVEELFFLVTQLVIHFKHNLYNSVLLSIIKTLRQIRKYVDSIKYLQVFIFLSDIKINKIKCYIFKCVMDKIIFIHKNKKVNKIKNHIQNNNSVTNKNNKDLKNDILYLLHEAFIECGQKKRIRKKYSSSNFSYFNNITINETINNFSCSVLIELMKKNIFVNKINVNLISEGIFYKNLKIVKCVCYALLGKYDNKELVVKIEKQKIDKNKKIEELKNISNQTHQKLTKSKIKQLHIKKEKIMEEIYNNHNSSSDDEKELIGTTKKKNRKKKIDLSNYVNYTFIDFLFDAYTYSSNIFNLICSKYQFNNGTIKLLLLNILCRIYQRNKIIEENFFLYYENVLLHLKNKNTISKYLSIFIQCLHDYIPTPFIQRIVCVLIKKFLCEHLSEEFVYLIINSIIEIIIKFPNCLNQEIFEAVIVFKDYKNKQISTIIRRFINICKHVNPQVLHKKFLDKQTAILVQKKKILNKSGESVQENSLLQYSYLLGKVGTEKKKKKNNKREKGENNLVDGNMNGNETSDDDINGKEISDDDINGKEISDDDINDEEISDDDINDEEISDDNINDDNINDDNINDDNINDDNINDDNINDDNINDDNNNDDDVDRKRKNNEIETNDNNKDNTLLHLNKKFKKEKRKEEKIKKELDIVEKNKKILCERILTDEDFKKLKKMRDYIANNKTVVLSELQDICNAEESDEDSSDNSSDSDKEKIITEEDLLYKKKLKKSQLMKIKTNKSENNRFKTNREKEKKKSVMMLIQKFKGKKKKNALTEYGKLKKKLKGKLAARAKKKGILQKRIAKKLSRRKR encoded by the coding sequence ATGAATGAACAGAAATTAAAGAAGCAAAAATTTTTGAATAATTTACaacataatatttgtaaaaattACAAATTATATCACAGTGATTTTTATGATGAGTTCGATAAATTTCTATTTAACTATAGTGTAGTGTTATTAAACCCttctaaaaaaaatgatcTTTTATGTAGTCAATTAAACTTTTTATGTTTCACGTGTCACTACTTTAGTGATTTAAAGGAAATTAAACAAGAGCttgaaaaagaagaagaagaaggGGGGAAGGGTgctaataaaaatatgtttacAAGTGAATATGATTTTGAATTTAGCGACATCGAAACagatgatgatataaaaagtgagaataataaaagtgacgattttaatgatatagaaaaaaaagatatgtTAAATGATGCAAAGGTAGAAAGAGATACATATGATGAATACAATGAATTATTAAACATAAATTTAgaattaaagaaaaaagaaatatgtaataatattaataatgaaaaaaatataaaagatattgaagaagaagaagaaaaaaaaattcaaaacAAAAAAGATACAAAAGACcctttaaataaatatcatgatttaaatgaatatataaactttttaatgattaaaaataaagagaaaataaattttgtagaagaattattttttctagTTACACAACTAGTAATTCATTTTAaacataatttatataattctgTTTTATTAAGTATAATCAAAACATTAAGacaaataagaaaatatgtagatagtattaaatatttacaagtgtttatttttttaagcgatataaaaattaataaaattaaatgctatatatttaaatgtgTCATGgacaaaattatttttatacataaaaataaaaaagtaaataaaataaagaatcatatacaaaataataattcagttactaataaaaataataaagatttaaaaaatgatatcctttatttattacatgAAGCATTTATAGAATGTGgtcaaaaaaaaagaatacgaaaaaaatattcctCATCGAATTTTAgttattttaataatattaccATAAATGAAactattaataatttttcttgtAGTGTTTTAATAGAattaatgaagaaaaatattttcgtaaataaaataaatgtaaacCTAATTAGCGAAGGtatcttttataaaaatttaaaaattgtAAAATGTGTTTGTTATGCTCTTCTAGgaaaatatgataataaagaaCTCGTTGTTAAAAttgaaaaacaaaaaattgataaaaataaaaaaatcgaagaattaaaaaatataagtaaTCAAACACATCAGAAATTAACAAAATCAAAAATCAAACAActacatattaaaaaagaaaaaattatggaagaaatttataataatcataattCATCATCAGATGATGAAAAGGAACTTATAGgaacaacaaaaaaaaaaaatcgaaaaaaaaaaattgatcTATCAAATTATGttaattatacatttattgATTTCTTATTTGATGCTTATACATATTCATCCAATATATTCAATTTAATATGTTCGAAATATCAATTTAATAATGGTACCatcaaattattattattaaacaTTTTATGTAGAATTTATCAACGgaataaaattattgaagagaatttttttttatattatgaaaatgttttattacatttaaaaaataaaaacacTATTTCAAAGTATTTATCCATATTTATTCAATGTTTACATGATTATATTCCGACACCTTTTATACAAAGAATTGTTTGTGTGCTAAtcaaaaaatttttatgtgAACACCTGTCAGAAGAATTTGTATATCTCATTATTAATTCTATCAtagaaattattatcaaatTCCCAAATTGCTTAAACCAAGAAATATTTGAAGCAGTTATTGTTTTCAAagattataaaaataaacaaatttCAACCATCATAAGGagatttattaatatttgtaaaCATGTAAATCCACAAGTgttacataaaaaatttttgGACAAACAAACAGCCATTTTGgtgcaaaaaaaaaaaattctgAACAAGTCAGGCGAAAGTGTTCAGGAAAATTCCTTGTTGCAATATTCCTATTTGCTTGGAAAAGTTGGGActgaaaaaaagaagaagaaaaataataaaagggAAAAGGGTGAAAATAATTTGGTTGATGGTAATATGAATGGAAACGAGACAAGTGATGATGATATTAATGGTAAGGAGATAAGTGATGATGATATTAATGGTAAGGAGATAAGTGATGATGATATTAATGATGAGGAGATAAGTGATGATGATATTAATGATGAGGAGATaagtgatgataatattaatgacgataatattaatgatgataatattaatgacgataatattaatgacgataatattaatgacgataatattaatgacgataatattaatgacgataataataatgacgATGATGTGGAcagaaaaagaaaaaataacGAAATAGAAACGAATGATAACAACAAAGATAATACATTAttacatttaaataaaaaattcaagaaagagaaaagaaaagaagaaaaaataaaaaaagaattagaTATAGTAGAGAAGAATAAAAAGATTTTATGTGAACGAATATTAACAGATGAagattttaaaaaattaaaaaaaatgagaGATTATATTGCAAATAACAAAACAGTGGTATTATCAGAATTACAAGATATATGTAATGCTGAAGAAAGTGATGAAGATTCATCAGATAATAGCTCCGATAGTgataaggaaaaaattattacagAAGAggatttattatataagaagaaattaaagaaaagtcaattgatgaaaataaaaacaaataaaagtgaaaataatagatttaaaacaaatagagaaaaggaaaaaaaaaaatcagTCATGATGttaatacaaaaatttaaaggaaaaaaaaaaaaaaatgctTTAACCGAATATGGtaaacttaaaaaaaaactcAAAGGGAAATTGGCCGCACgagcaaaaaaaaaaggaatacTTCAAAAGAGAATAGCCAAAAAATTGAGcagaagaaaaagataa
- a CDS encoding hypothetical protein (conserved Plasmodium protein, unknown function) — MVHVLLGYLDEKKKRKNELRDKHKINKKFVSKIGGKPFWLDRINLPDEKEFNCSVCNNMMIFLLQIYAPLDELGNCFHRCLYVFICIHCGDQAKCFRTQLPRNNPFYNYYLQDVNYVDDTTNENDELISSDDTNNQISESDDTNDTDNHMSDSEENIKNSTHTNNNNNNNIKNNNVINTNIDETNRKDNMNNGHHIDMNTNIIISNSETINSNSNSNNNSNCFEATGNNLNESDDTTNQINESDHSTNPFNESDDTNNEQKTLEKKEKEINVYRNNEDNKKDNAVNNIVMNIKEDDEDEDKKKEKKDVKVICSKRMENENCNNKILIHNVEKKSNNFSVNEDVKKKDTCSGTDYYMTLIKKDKNIFDKSVEYYFCCNICGIPCFNKFKKHKPCKLKKHIIFQEHKIYISDEDDCESSSTGSEMFSDFYGGDSNEELVNNKGGTYVLEMNTKEKDNSRMSHFNVLHNENISTTNNDDNTTNNISPDHGNETYESGETNKMDNLDNMNNMNNMNNMDNMNNMDNMNNMDNMNNMNNMDNMNDMDNIDNNMKGNNTMNHVNGMCDVNNINVNNTNVNVVDYNKTNFYSNTNYSFNEKEQNKDDVEEIDLDISEMKAFEQIQRDIENTRNIDKVFKNYIKKIQRFPSQFIRYSYNGTALYSSCDIFNSNRNNVSELPNTNNKSHNNMNNIYNTFNTNKVPRCHICKRRKVFEFQVLSTIINFLKINKNIQVDNNIALNSKFAYLAIYTCENNCDIFDINNFKESQRRQHKNRYIQEYVYVQVEN, encoded by the coding sequence ATGGTACACGTATTACTAGGCTATTTAGATGAAAAGAAGAAGAGGAAGAATGAATTAAGGGATAAgcataaaattaataaaaagttTGTTTCTAAAATTGGTGGGAAACCTTTTTGGTTAGATAGAATTAATTTACCGGATGAGAAAGAATTTAATTGTTCAGTATGTAACAACATgatgatatttttattacagATTTATGCACCTTTAGATGAGCTTGGAAATTGTTTTCATCGATGTTTATATGTATTCATATGTATACATTGTGGTGATCAAGCAAAATGTTTTAGAACACAATTACCAAGAAATAATccattttataattattatttacaagATGTGAATTATGTGGATGATACaacaaatgaaaatgatgaatTGATATCTTCTGATGATACAAATAATCAAATTAGTGAATCGGATGATACGAATGATACGGATAATCATATGAGTGATAgtgaagaaaatataaaaaattccacacatacaaataataataataataataatattaaaaataataatgtgaTAAATACCAATATTGATGAAACAAATCGTAAGGACAACATGAATAATGGACATCATATAGATATgaatacaaatataattattagTAATAGTGAAACCattaatagtaatagtaatagtaataataattctaaTTGCTTCGAAGCGACAGGGAATAATTTGAACGAATCAGACGACACTACTAATCAAATAAACGAGTCCGACCATAGCACAAACCCATTTAACGAATCTGACGATACAAATAATGAACAGAAGACATTAGAAAAGaaggaaaaagaaataaatgtatatagaaataatgaagataataagAAGGATAATGctgtaaataatattgttatgaatattaaagaagatgatgaagatgaagataaaaagaaggaaaaaaaGGACGTAAAGGTTATTTGTTCCAAAAGAATGGAAAATGaaaattgtaataataaaattctTATACATAatgtagaaaaaaaaagtaataatttTAGTGTTAATGAAgatgtaaaaaaaaaagatacCTGTTCAGGAACAGACTATTATATGACATTAATAAAGAAAgataagaatatttttgataaaagcgtggaatattatttttgttgtAATATTTGTGGAATTCCTTGTTtcaataaatttaaaaaacataaaCCTTGTAAACTTAAGAAGCATATCATTTTCCAAGAacacaaaatatatattagcGATGAAGATGATTGTGAAAGTAGTAGTACAGGCAGCGAAATGTTTTCTGATTTTTATGGAGGGGATTCTAATGAAGAACttgttaataataaaggTGGTACTTATGTTCTTGAAATGAATACAAAAGAAAAGGATAATTCGAGGATGTCACATTTTAATGTTTTacataatgaaaatatatctacaacgaataatgatgataatacaACGAATAATATATCTCCCGATCATGGTAATGAAACGTATGAAAGTGGagaaacaaataaaatggATAACCTcgataatatgaataatatgaataatatgaataatatggataatatgaataatatggataatatgaataatatggataatatgaataatatgaataatatggataatatgaatgatatggataatatagataataacATGAAAGGAAATAATACCATGAATCATGTAAATGGTATGTGTgatgttaataatataaatgtgaACAACACTAATGTTAATGTTGTcgattataataaaaccAACTTTTATAGTAACACCAATTATTCATTTAACGAgaaagaacaaaataaagatGATGTAGAAGAAATTGATTTAGATATTAGTGAAATGAAAGCTTTTGAACAGATACAAAGAGATATTGAGAATACAAGGAATATTGATAaagtttttaaaaattatataaaaaaaattcaaagATTCCCAAGTCAGTTTATAAgatattcatataatgGTACAGCTCTTTATTCTTCATGTGACATATTTAATAGTAATAGAAATAATGTATCGGAACTACcaaatacaaataataaatctcacaataatatgaataatatttataatacatttaataCTAATAAGGTTCCTCGGTGTCATATTTgtaaaagaagaaaagtATTTGAATTTCAAGTTCTCTCAACCATTATtaactttttaaaaataaacaaaaatatacaagttgataataatatagcCTTAAATTCGAAGTTTGCCTACCTTGCCATATATACATGTGAAAATAATTGTGATATATTCGATATAAACAATTTTAAAGAATCACAAAGAAGACAACACaaaaatagatatattCAAGAATATGTCTATGTGCAAGTtgaaaattaa
- a CDS encoding transcription initiation factor IIA subunit 1, putative — protein sequence ELNDLDNISISDLSDVDPETNNIIIGVCDKISKPCGRRNVGSNWKIKLKGGLMKIDGKEMFFHGLQGELEF from the exons ATGAATTAAATGACCTGGACAATATTTCTATAAGCGATTTAAGTGACGTTGACCCAGAAactaataatattataatagGAGTTTGTGATAAG atATCTAAACCTTGTGGTAGAAGAAATGTTGGAAGTAATTGGAAAATTAAACTGAAAGGAGGACTTATGAAG ATTGATGGGAAGGAAATGTTTTTTCATGGTTTACAAGGAGAATTGGAATTTTAA
- a CDS encoding hypothetical protein (conserved Plasmodium protein, unknown function) produces MIKNVKSISVIGNNLDSLSLSYFLQCKKLNVNLLLTNKSTNSINTYHHKKNVIEKGHYTFVLNDESYLSLSLLKSLHLKPKVIERNRYSNNVSFLDVKERKYKINKYLFRIIYNLLKDYFSNKSINIGKNETLNNFILKHFDKKICDNLIAPYCYHYFNYSPENVLM; encoded by the exons atgataaaaaatgttaaaagTATAAg CGTCATTGGTAATAACTTAGATTCATTATCCCTAagttattttttacaatgTAAAAAGTTAAATGTGAACCTACTATTAACAAACAAAAGTACAAACTCTATAAATACCTAtcatcataaaaaaaatgtaatagAAAAGGGACATTACACATTTGTTCTCAATGATGAGTCTTACTTATCTCTATCCCTTCTAAAAAGTTTACATTTAAAACCAAAAG TTATTGAACGTAATAGATATTCAAACAATGTTTCCTTTTTGGATGTGAAAGAAAGAAAGTACAAgattaataaatatttatttagaataatttataatttgttGAAGGATTATTTTTCCAATAAGTCTATAAATATTGGCAAG aATGAAACTttgaataattttatacTTAAACATTTTGATAAGAAAATATGTGACAATTTAATCGCTCCGTACTGTTACCATTATTTTAATTACTCCCCCGAAAATGTGTTGATGAG
- a CDS encoding cysteine desulfurase, putative: protein MLRGPRCLYIYLFFVFLPFSFCYIRNNDNRFVYIVKSIRKGPNIKLRLTKDEKPNIDNHIIDYFKNVREHFPFFKENKSLIYFDSAATTHKPSCVIEKMSEFYKKENSNIHRGIYKLSHNATSNYEKVRETIKEYINCEENDNIIFTNGSTYGLNVVCKMMIEEIIKKEEDEIYLSYMEHHSNIIPWQEYINKEKKGKIKYVPLNKSGYINIKKLISNININTKVISICHASNVIGNIQNIEKIIKKIKNLYPHIIIIIDASQSFAHIKYDIKKMKKNKSCPDILITSGHKFCASLGTGFIFINKELSSKYKFKPLLYGSNIITNVSKYKSKFVTSLSELLETGTQNIPGILSMGISLEFFKKINWNYMYQYEMYLYDLFIYYMKKYMKNHFVQLPILNLSYKKENINYKSHMETHPPIHIYNDEHNFTNDHNITQSKQTKSIHSEHDTFKIYTHDARKYGLKKIGILPLWSNKFSSFDLVTFLDFKNICIRAGHHCASLLHKYYLKVPDTSRISIYFYNTPQEIKYLAQQIASTSFMLNEMKNEQ from the exons atGTTAAGAGGCCCTAGATGTCtctacatatatttattttttgtatttcttcctttttctttttgctatataagaaataatgATAATCGTTTTGTGTATATTGTGAAATCGATAAGAAAGGGTCctaatataaaattaagattgacaaaagatgaaaagccaaatatagataatcatataatagattattttaaaaatgtaagAGAACATTTTCCTTTctttaaagaaaataaatcgttgatatattttgataGTGCAGCTACAACACACAAACCTAGTTGTGTGATAGAG AAAATGAGTGAgttttataaaaaggaaaacTCGAATATTCATCGAGGAATTTACAAACTAAGTCACAATGCCACAAGTAATTATGAAAAGGTAAGAGAAActataaaagaatatataaattgtgaagaaaatgacaatataatatttacgAATGGAAGCACATATGGTTTAAATGTTGTATGTAAAATGATGATAGAGGAgattattaaaaaagaagaagatgaaatatatttatcctACATGGAACATCATTCAAATATAATTCCCTGGcaagaatatataaataaagaaaagaaaggtaaaataaaatatgttcctttaaataaaagtggatatataaatataaaaaaattaattagtaatattaatataaatacaaaagTAATATCCATATGTCATGCATCTAATGTAATTGgtaatatacaaaatattgaaaagattataaaaaaaataaaaaatctATATCCTcatataatcataataattgATGCATCTCAAAGTTTTGctcatataaaatatgatataaagaaaatgaaaaaaaataaatcttgtccagatatattaataacatCTGGTCATAAATTTTGTGCATCACTAGGTACAggttttatttttataaataaagaattatcatcaaaatataaatttaaacCATTGTTATATGGTAGTAATATAATAACTAATGTTTctaaatataaatcaaaattTGTTACCTCTTTATCAGAATTATTAGAAACAGGAACACAAAATATTCCTGGAATTTTATCTATGGGAATATCTcttgaattttttaaaaaaatcaaCTGGAACTATATGTATCAATATgaaatgtatttatatgatttgttcatatattatatgaaaaaatatatgaaaaatcATTTTGTTCAACTCCCTATTCTAAACTTATCttacaaaaaagaaaatattaattacAAATCACATATGGAAACACATCCTCcaatacacatatataacGATGAACACAATTTTACAAatgatcataatataaCACAATCTAAACAAACAAAATCTATTCATTCAGAACACGATAcctttaaaatatatacacatgACGCAAGAAAATATggtttaaaaaaaataggtATATTACCATTATGGTCAAAtaaattttcttcttttgATCTAGTTACTTTTTTAGatttcaaaaatatatgtattagAGCAGGTCATCATTGTGCTTCCTTACTACATAagtattatttaaaagtTCCAGATACCTCAAGgatatcaatatatttttataacacACCACAGGAAATCAAATATTTGGCACAGCAAATTGCCTCAACATCTTTTATGTTaaatgaaatgaaaaatgaacaatga
- a CDS encoding hypothetical protein (conserved Plasmodium protein, unknown function): MTKCKNELRILKDSIKKKIDVYKYNEKNDFYIKYKSLIHRCDKQIDIERIRLGSYLFKKDEAYMNEKDINKLLNKIIKKKIAHEYIWNRIKNMIFKFNLVNVDNKNITSLSTNSSSSLTYIMNNKKNIFFYNKCYDHINVYLLSIALQVINKRNSTFFNFLYSYINAFFANMEPRHFLHIFYILVKNTYRDLNKLLNNNHTNKHDNHNSTIHIEECQLSNINHTLFVKQKYAHHIYYSQKNFIELLTKYCIDKINYFSFNDIGLICDALTYFSLKQNPFVEYWNEFLLYIFDIHNKVNQKNMPYAQKGEDKIYEREKNSINEKYEREKNSINEKYEREKNSINEIYEREKNSINEIYEHEKNSINEKYSREKNSINEKYSREQNSQNEKYSREQNSQNEKYSHEQNSQNEKYPHEQNSQKIKKNSFFSDNPSEKKHEPSESFIKRKMKAFKKIDHSFIDYDKYIELNGKNILSILKYIVSYYEVYPCIKKVANRISIILVNRAMDLTLHECSEILYHLNRLSELDQIMLKDKISIYEYQLKDTFLTTYDIGCLLKIAQVLNEQNYYDNIPFLHIFLYNIHKFSLENASLLFDLICKNYENEYMRDTIVEEVGGEVYQKKKGNSFRNNYNDKLFMNNKSLLKGLCTLLISYEDIIRNMSYKEMFFLCEILNKEKLFVHTSILGYISNRLCSDIEKYRCSLLNFPSYVDYIMFIAIFIYNNKYNDDKLLNNIYSIFLCNNTDYMLSYRNRIKNKIIYHYCFYLLCIQKDMRKCVPYLNFILKSVSLFEPMMLYYIILIYFYKSAKNKYKHLFNRKHIKMKKRIHYISFSNSKDIIRSNINMNHPYSLYKPVNVFNQQEFDEELLRLFLPMWNVMLPRRGRKMLDFLIMLNKFYDNINVRHYLFNKRVIRKVERYINLVHEKNKINKINKTNTNIKFEENMDYDKYSSCVKNSGFIILCDDPIIKEPVLFDIHKLQLIKIERNNISKNQMYTNDCNKEKKIKESINYLLNDYKYKKDIIIKKSSTKYSKPAKYFENYKRGTSVQQFLSIYDD; the protein is encoded by the coding sequence atgacAAAATGCAAAAATGAATTGAGAATTTTGAAAGATtccataaaaaaaaaaattgatgTATACAAATACAATGAAAAGAatgatttttatataaagtaTAAAAGCCTAATACACCGATGTGACAAACAAATAGATATAGAACGAATTCGTTTAGGAAGTTATTTATTTAAGAAAGATGAAGCATATATGaatgaaaaagatataaacaaattattgaataaaattataaaaaagaaaatagcacatgaatatatttggaatagaataaaaaatatgatttttaaatttaatttagttaatgtagataataaaaatattacttCTTTGTCCACAAATTCTTCTTCATCTCTTACTTACATTATgaacaataaaaaaaatattttcttttataacAAATGTTATGATCATattaatgtatatttattatctatTGCTTTACAAgttattaataaaagaaatagcaccttttttaattttctatattcatatattaatgcTTTTTTTGCAAATATGGAACCAAGACATTTTCTACATATCTTCTATATTTTagtaaaaaatacatatcgtgatttaaataaattattaaataataatcatacAAATAAACATGACAATCATAATAGTACTATTCATATCGAGGAATGTCAACTATCTAATATAAACCATACCCTTTTTGTCAAACAAAAATATGCccatcatatttattattcgcaaaaaaattttattgAACTTTTAACCAAGTATTGTATTGATAAAATTAACTATTTCTCTTTTAATGATATTGGTTTGATTTGTGACGCTCTCACCTACTTCTCCTTGAAACAAAACCCTTTCGTAGAATACTGGAATGAATTCCTCCTGTACATTTTCGACATACATAATAAAGTcaatcaaaaaaatatgcCATATGCTCAAAAGGGAgaagataaaatatatgaacgtgaaaaaaatagcataaatgaaaaatatgaacgtgaaaaaaatagcataaatgaaaaatatgaacgtgaaaaaaatagcataaatgaaatatatgaacgtgaaaaaaatagcataaatgaaatatatgaacatgaaaaaaatagcataaatgaaaaatattcacgtgaaaaaaatagcataaatgaaaaatattcacGTGAACAAAATAGccaaaatgaaaaatattcacGTGAACAAAATAGccaaaatgaaaaatattcacatgaacaaaatagccaaaatgaaaaatatccacatgaacaaaatagtcagaaaataaaaaaaaattcttttttttcgGATAACCCTTCGGAAAAAAAACATGAACCTTCAGAATCCTTTATAAAGAGAAAAATGAAAGcctttaaaaaaatagacCATTCCTTTATTGActatgataaatatatagaattGAATGGAAAAAACATTTTGAGTATccttaaatatattgtgAGTTATTATGAGGTATATCcttgtataaaaaaagttgCAAATAGAATTAGCATAATTTTGGTAAATCGAGCCATGGATTTAACTCTCCATGAATGTTCAGAAATTTTATATCACTTAAATCGTTTGAGTGAGTTAGACCAAATAATGTTGAAAGATaaaataagtatatatgAGTATCAGCTAAAGGACACCTTTTTAACAACGTATGATATAGGTtgtttattaaaaatagCTCAAGTGTTGaatgaacaaaattattatgataacATTCCATTTTtgcatatatttttatataacatacATAAATTTTCGTTAGAAAACGCCTCTCTTTTGTTTGATTTAATTTGTAAAAATTATGAGAATGAATATATGAGGGATACAATAGTAGAAGAAGTTGGTGGTGAGGTATatcaaaagaaaaaaggaaattCTTTTAGAAATAACtataatgataaattatttatgaataataaaagtttGTTAAAAGGATTATGCACTTTGCTAATATCATATGaagatataataagaaatatgTCTTACAAGgaaatgttttttttatgtgaaattttaaataaagaGAAATTGTTTGTGCACACATCTATTTTGGGATATATATCTAATCGTTTATGTTCCgatatagaaaaatatagGTGTTCATTATTGAATTTTCCTTCTTATGTTGACtatataatgtttatagcaatttttatatataataataaatataatgatgataagttgttaaataatatatattctatatttttatgtaataatacAGATTATATGTTGAGCTATAGAAATAGgataaaaaacaaaataatatatcattattgtttttatttattatgtatcCAAAAGGATATGAGAAAATGTGTCCCATActtaaattttatattgaAAAGTGTGTCCTTATTTGAGCCTATGATGTTATactatataattttaatatatttttataagagTGCAAAAAATAAGTACAAGCATTTATTCAATagaaaacatataaaaatgaaaaaaagaatacattatataagCTTTTCAAATAGCAAGGATATCATAAGaagtaatataaatatgaatcATCCATATAGTTTATATAAACCAGTTAACGTATTTAATCAACAAGAATTTGATGAAGAATTGCTTAGATTGTTTTTGCCTATGTGGAATGTAATGTTACCAAGGAGAGGAAGAAAAATGTTagattttttaattatgttgaataaattttatgataatataaatgtacgacattatttatttaacaAAAGGGTTATAAGAAAAGTAGAGagatatattaatttggttcatgagaaaaataaaataaataaaataaataagacaaacacaaatattaaatttgaagaaaatatggattatgataaatattctAGTTGTGTGAAAAATTCTGGATTCATAATTCTTTGTGATGATCCAATTATCAAAGAACCAGTTCTTTTCGATATTCACAAATTACAacttataaaaatagaacGAAATAATATTTCGAAAAATCAAATGTACACAAATGATTGCAAcaaagaaaagaaaataaaggaaagtataaattatttattaaatgacTATAAGTATAAGaaagatattataattaaaaaaagtagCACAAAATATTCGAAGCCTGCAAAATATTTTGAGAACTATAAAAGGGGAACCTCAGTCCAGCAGTTTCTGTCCATATATGATgattga